From a region of the Podospora pseudopauciseta strain CBS 411.78 chromosome 7 map unlocalized CBS411.78m_7, whole genome shotgun sequence genome:
- a CDS encoding uncharacterized protein (EggNog:ENOG503PD1H; MEROPS:MER0080922; COG:O) — MLRLECSCCVATGPWSSTPPDLLPERELPCAYPPRKLWDETLQPHRVVPSVLAHRYPFPSSLLVSHHLILLLCHLPWFLLDTDHCVVLCCFSPAFPFLSFLSLLPCCVSKKPIFLSVLFLALGVLVRSRAAGELGNLVSIPSFGTFISVFLYLFFSRNRPAVFIVTYPSGIRLVCQPRYRCRCRRRRGSPPTPYLPAMAFSLLLSASVLLLSSTFSGHAVASSLPFTNTTIPPTNVSASHTHAPIKLINSSVIAHDDGCVHLPIVHSTNANHFSKKRGVQLQLANRSDIAYYAQLSIGTPPQPVFVQLDTGSFELWVNPDCTTVQGADAAFCQQVGRYDGNTSSTAKSLGTTKTLKYGIGTANITYFEDTITLAGTATALQAVQFGVATATEDTFSGILGIGYGKGIATKYKNFVDQLVAQNAIRAKAYTLALGSKEEKEGVIVFGGVDPSKFAGPLAKLPIIDANNSPDQVPRFWVDMNSIAITPPNNDTKVYEGSKMPVFLDSGSTMTLLPPDLAATIAKDFGADKEDDNGFYRIDCGLTSMNGTLDFSFNGLKIRVPYKEMIREVPSNPPACFLGITPSKKFTLLGDTFLRSAYVVFDLETDSIWMTQATSCGSTPAALGSVNDLSMVVGACGLTAEPAVTVSSAGGTTATPGVGVSGGGTGSDTNGASATVSTVVVPESPPGATSTAGSPVTSSSSRCHPMAVAAMAFALLALANMG; from the exons aTGTTGAGGCTAGAGTGTAGCTGTTGTGTAGCTACAGGTCCCTGGTCCTCGACACCTCCTGATCTTCTTCCAGAGAGAGAGCTCCCATGTGCGTATCCACCCAGAAAGTTGTGGGATGAGACATTACAACCGCACAGGGTCGTACCGAGCGTACTCGCACACAGATACCCTTTCCCCAGCTCTCTTCTTGTTTCACACCACCTAATTCTCCTTCTTTGCCATTTACCTTGGTTTCTACTCGACACTGACCACTGTGTGGTGCTTTGTTGCTTTTCTCCtgcctttcctttcctttcatttctttctcttttgccTTGTTGTGTCTCTAAGAAGCCAATCTTTCTttctgttttgtttcttgccCTAGGCGTATTGGTGCGGTCCAGAGCCGCCGGCGAGCTTGGGAACTTGGTCTCGATACCTTCTTTTGGTACCTTCATTTCTGTGTTTTTATATCTCTTTTTCTCGCGGAACCGGCCGGCCGTTTTTATAGTCACATACCCCTCTGGAATTCGCCTGGTGTGTCAACCTCGATATCGTTGCCGATGCAGACGCCGTCGTGGTAGTCCGCCGACACCATACTTGCCAGCAATGGCATTTTCCTTGCTCCTTTCCGCATCCGTATTGCTCCTCTCCTCAACTTTTAGCGGCCATGCGGTAGCTTCCTCCTTGCCATTCACAAACACCACGATACCACCAACAAATGTCTCGGCATCGCACACACATGCCCCGATAAAGCTCATAAACTCGTCGGTAATAGCGCATGACGACGGCTGCGTTCATCTGCCCATCGTTCACTCAACCAATGCCAACCACTTTTCCAAGAAGCGTGGTGTTCAGCTCCAGTTAGCTAACCGGTCTGACATCGCGTACTACGCCCAAC TGAGCATTGgtacaccaccacagccggTTTTCGTGCAGTTGGATACAGGATCATTTGAGCTGTGGGTGAATCCAGATTGTACCACCGTCCAGGGCGCCGACGCAGCATTCTGCCAGCAAGTCGGCCGGTACGATGGCAATACATCTTCGACAGCCAAATCGCTGGGGACCACCAAGACGTTGAAGTATGGCATCGGTACTGCCAACATCACGTATTTTGAAGACACCATCACTCTTGCCGGGACAGCCACCGCCCTGCAGGCCGTCCAGTTTGGCGTGGCCACCGCAACAGAAGATACTTTCTCGGGTATTCTGGGTATTGGGTATGGGAAGGGCATTGCCACCAAATACAAAAACTTTGTCGATCAGCTTGTTGCCCAGAACGCTATCAGAGCAAAGGCATACACCCTCGCGCTGGGTAGtaaagaggagaaggaaggagTCAttgtgtttggtggtgttgaccCCTCGAAATTCGCCGGTCCCTTGGCCAAGCTGCCCATTATTGATGCCAACAACTCACCGGACCAAGTGCCTCGTTTCTGGGTCGACATGAATTCGATTGCTATCACGCCACCCAACAACGATACAAAAGTGTATGAGGGCAGCAAGATGCCCGTGTTCCTGGACTCCGGGTCGACAATGACACTGCTTCCACCCGATCTTGCAGCGACGATCGCGAAGGACTTTGGGGCGGACAAAGAGGATGACAACGGGTTTTACCGCATCGACTGCGGTTTGACATCCATGAACGGAACCCTGGACTTCTCCTTCAATGGACTCAAGATCAGAGTCCCGTACAAGGAGATGATCAGAGAGGTACCCAGCAACCCGCCTGCGTGCTTCTTGGGCATTACACCAAGCAAGAAGTTTACCCTTTTGGGGGACACATTTCTACGGTCTGCTTATG TCGTGTTCGACCTCGAGACAGACTCTATTTGGATGACGCAAGCTACAAGCTGCGGTTCCACCCCTGCGGCACTTGGTAGCGTTAACGATCTGtccatggtggtgggcgcGTGCGGTTTGACAGCTGAACCAGCAGTGACCGTTTCGAGTGCTGGCGGCACAACGGCGACCCCAGGTGTTGGtgttagtggtggtggtactggATCGGATACGAACGGGGCCTCTGCGACAGTCTCCACGGTTGTGGTGCCTGAATCGCCACCAGGTGCAACCTCGACAGCAGGGTCACCAGTTACTTCATCAAGTTCAAGATGTCATCCGATGGCGGTCGCTGCCATGGCTTTTGCCCTCTTGGCCCTGGCGAACATGGGTTGA